The following proteins come from a genomic window of Proteiniphilum propionicum:
- a CDS encoding sugar kinase, whose amino-acid sequence MQKIVTFGEIMLRLATPGYKRFIQSGSLSATFGGGEANVAVSLANYGIPVEFVTRLPENEIAEWCISDLRKYNVGTRNIQRGGERVGIYFLETGAVARPSKVVYDRAYSSIAEVQKGMFNWKEILKDATWFHWTGITPALSQGAADVCLEAIKTANELGVTVSCDLNYRKNLWKYGKMAADIMPELVEGCDIILGNEEDAEKVFGIKPKGFRVEHTGGEVDAAEFESVCKQLMQQFPRAKKVIITLRGSINANHNTWGGCLYSDKLYQSRRYDITHIVDRVGGGDSFMGGLIYGLLTYKGDDQKALDFAVAASCLKHTVYGDFNLVTVPEVETLMKGDGSGRVVR is encoded by the coding sequence ATGCAGAAAATAGTGACTTTTGGCGAGATCATGCTGCGCCTTGCCACACCTGGCTATAAAAGATTTATCCAGTCCGGCAGTCTTTCTGCCACCTTTGGCGGAGGGGAAGCAAACGTGGCAGTTTCACTTGCAAATTATGGTATTCCAGTGGAGTTTGTAACCCGGTTGCCGGAAAACGAGATAGCTGAATGGTGCATTTCCGATCTCAGAAAATACAATGTAGGGACCCGGAATATTCAGCGTGGAGGTGAACGTGTGGGGATCTACTTCCTGGAAACTGGAGCTGTAGCCCGGCCGTCTAAAGTAGTTTACGACAGGGCATACTCATCAATTGCGGAAGTTCAAAAAGGGATGTTCAACTGGAAAGAGATACTGAAAGATGCGACCTGGTTTCACTGGACAGGAATCACTCCTGCATTGTCACAGGGAGCCGCTGATGTTTGCCTGGAAGCAATAAAAACAGCAAATGAGCTGGGAGTGACAGTTTCGTGCGACCTTAACTACCGGAAAAATCTCTGGAAGTATGGGAAGATGGCAGCGGACATTATGCCCGAACTGGTGGAAGGGTGTGATATCATACTGGGCAATGAGGAAGATGCAGAAAAAGTGTTCGGCATCAAGCCCAAAGGATTCCGGGTGGAGCATACCGGAGGTGAAGTGGATGCAGCCGAATTTGAGTCGGTATGCAAGCAGCTGATGCAACAATTTCCCCGGGCAAAGAAGGTGATCATCACACTACGCGGATCCATCAATGCCAATCACAATACGTGGGGCGGATGTCTCTATTCCGACAAGCTCTATCAGTCAAGAAGATACGATATCACTCATATCGTGGACAGAGTTGGTGGCGGAGACTCTTTCATGGGTGGCCTGATCTACGGACTCCTCACCTACAAAGGCGATGACCAGAAAGCGCTCGACTTTGCCGTAGCTGCTTCCTGCCTCAAGCACACCGTTTACGGCGACTTCAATCTGGTGACCGTGCCGGAAGTAGAAACGCTGATGAAAGGTGACGGATCAGGCAGAGTGGTACGATGA
- a CDS encoding DUF4861 family protein: MGTRNILLYLSILTLLGCSAGKKGLLMNISNPGSFDRDNEMVEVAWADVRQKLSLLPDQTIIVTNDAGKQTPCQLITNGTKEVESVIFPVSLKAGRTALYHISVGKPESFEPLVYGRLVPERKDDFAWENNRTAFRVYGPALKASGEISNGMDFWAKRTDSLIIDKWYRNDLSGIASYHEDHGEGLDFYKVGRTLGLGMTAPVYDDTLCMGDNFVTAVILDKGPLRISFKLTYAPYTAGGREVRETRIISLDAYSLFNRVTNIFETDTTKLTIATGIVMPDKNTEANAPIITFGDNTGIIAYETPGNETNGTIYTAAIHPEGFGIIKVSNGHFLGLNSYQPGTPYTYYAGGGWSKAGFNSFDEWTKYVKQEKQKIDQPLIIKID, from the coding sequence ATGGGAACAAGGAATATATTACTCTATTTGTCGATCCTGACCCTTCTCGGTTGTAGTGCCGGGAAAAAAGGGCTGCTCATGAACATCAGTAATCCGGGTTCTTTCGACAGGGACAATGAAATGGTGGAAGTAGCATGGGCAGATGTGCGGCAAAAACTCTCTTTATTGCCGGATCAAACAATCATCGTTACTAACGATGCAGGTAAACAAACCCCTTGCCAGCTTATAACAAATGGGACCAAAGAAGTAGAATCGGTCATATTCCCGGTTTCACTGAAAGCCGGGCGGACAGCCTTGTATCACATTTCTGTCGGTAAGCCCGAATCTTTTGAACCACTTGTTTATGGCAGGCTGGTACCTGAAAGGAAGGACGATTTTGCATGGGAGAACAACCGTACAGCTTTCAGAGTGTATGGCCCTGCCCTGAAAGCATCCGGCGAGATCAGTAACGGTATGGATTTCTGGGCAAAGAGAACCGATTCGTTAATCATTGACAAATGGTATCGAAACGATTTGTCAGGCATAGCTTCTTATCACGAAGACCACGGCGAAGGGTTGGATTTTTACAAGGTGGGCAGAACGCTTGGATTAGGAATGACAGCTCCTGTTTATGACGATACTCTCTGTATGGGAGACAACTTCGTGACCGCCGTGATTCTCGACAAAGGACCATTACGTATAAGTTTCAAACTTACCTACGCTCCCTACACTGCCGGAGGTCGGGAGGTACGGGAAACGCGTATTATCTCGCTTGATGCCTACAGCCTTTTCAACAGGGTAACCAATATCTTCGAGACAGACACTACAAAACTGACAATCGCAACCGGTATCGTAATGCCTGATAAAAATACCGAAGCAAATGCCCCAATCATAACCTTTGGCGACAACACCGGAATCATTGCTTACGAAACTCCTGGAAATGAAACAAACGGCACCATTTATACCGCAGCCATTCACCCGGAGGGGTTCGGCATCATAAAGGTTTCAAACGGGCACTTTCTGGGGCTCAACAGCTATCAGCCCGGAACACCTTATACTTACTATGCAGGTGGAGGATGGAGTAAGGCCGGGTTCAACAGTTTTGATGAATGGACAAAATATGTGAAACAAGAGAAGCAGAAAATAGATCAACCTTTAATAATTAAAATAGATTAA
- a CDS encoding gluconate 5-dehydrogenase, whose translation MVNFSLKGKIALVTGASYGIGFAMATAFAEAGAKIVFNDINQDLVDKGLASYKEKGIKAHGYVCDVTDEDAVNKFITQVTEEIGVIDILVNNAGIIKRIPMHEMTAAEFRQVIDIDLNGPFIVSKAVIPHMIEKGHGKIINICSMMSELGRETVSAYAAAKGGLKMLTKNICSEYGEHNIQCNGIGPGYIATPQTAPLRERQPDGSRHPFDSFIIAKTPAARWGTPEDLMGPAVFLASDASNFVNGHILYVDGGILAYIGKQP comes from the coding sequence ATGGTTAATTTTTCATTAAAAGGAAAGATAGCCCTGGTAACCGGGGCTTCTTATGGAATTGGCTTTGCCATGGCAACGGCTTTCGCGGAAGCAGGAGCCAAAATTGTGTTCAATGACATTAATCAGGACCTGGTAGATAAAGGCCTCGCCTCTTACAAGGAGAAAGGTATAAAAGCACACGGTTATGTATGTGATGTAACCGATGAGGATGCGGTAAACAAATTTATTACCCAGGTGACGGAAGAGATAGGTGTAATAGATATACTTGTGAATAATGCGGGTATCATCAAACGTATCCCCATGCATGAGATGACAGCCGCGGAATTTCGTCAGGTTATTGATATTGATCTGAACGGGCCTTTTATTGTTTCGAAGGCAGTTATTCCTCACATGATCGAAAAAGGGCATGGTAAAATTATTAATATCTGTTCTATGATGAGTGAATTGGGACGCGAAACCGTTTCTGCATACGCAGCAGCGAAAGGAGGGTTAAAGATGTTAACGAAAAATATCTGTTCAGAATACGGAGAACACAACATACAATGCAACGGGATTGGACCGGGATATATTGCAACCCCTCAAACTGCTCCTTTAAGAGAAAGGCAGCCCGACGGGTCACGTCACCCTTTCGACTCGTTTATCATTGCCAAAACACCGGCAGCCCGTTGGGGAACACCGGAAGATCTTATGGGACCAGCTGTTTTTCTGGCTTCTGACGCATCAAATTTTGTAAACGGGCATATCCTCTATGTAGACGGCGGTATTTTAGCTTATATCGGCAAACAACCATAG
- the kduI gene encoding 5-dehydro-4-deoxy-D-glucuronate isomerase, producing MKTNYQLRYAAHPEDVKSYDTQRLRKDFLIEKVFSADEVNMVYSMYDRMIVGGAMPVNESLHLEAIEPLKQAVYLHSREIGIYNVGGKGKVKVGNDVFELDYKEALYLGSGDREVYFESDDAKKPAKFYFNSATAHRNYPDKKVTKADAEVAEMGSLEGSNHRNINKMIVNQVLPTCQLQMGMTELAPGSVWNTMPAHVHSRRMEAYFYFEVPEDQAVCHFMGEPSETRHIWMKGDQAVLSPEWSIHSAAATSNYTFIWGMAGENLDYGDQDFSKIVELK from the coding sequence ATGAAAACAAATTATCAATTGCGTTATGCAGCGCATCCCGAGGATGTAAAATCTTATGATACACAACGTTTGCGCAAGGATTTTTTAATAGAAAAAGTGTTCAGTGCAGATGAGGTAAACATGGTATATTCCATGTATGACCGCATGATTGTCGGAGGCGCGATGCCGGTGAACGAGTCTTTGCACCTTGAGGCGATAGAACCTTTGAAACAGGCTGTGTACCTACACAGCCGTGAAATAGGTATCTATAATGTAGGAGGTAAGGGTAAAGTTAAGGTAGGAAATGATGTTTTTGAGCTCGATTACAAAGAAGCGCTGTATCTGGGTTCAGGAGACAGGGAAGTTTATTTTGAAAGCGACGACGCCAAAAAACCCGCGAAGTTTTATTTCAACTCGGCCACCGCTCATCGTAATTATCCCGATAAAAAAGTGACCAAGGCCGATGCGGAGGTTGCAGAAATGGGCTCCCTCGAAGGCTCAAACCATCGGAATATCAATAAAATGATTGTAAACCAGGTGCTCCCGACATGTCAGCTGCAGATGGGGATGACAGAGCTCGCTCCGGGAAGTGTCTGGAACACTATGCCTGCTCATGTACACTCCCGCAGGATGGAGGCATATTTTTATTTTGAAGTACCGGAAGACCAGGCTGTATGCCACTTCATGGGAGAACCATCCGAAACGCGTCACATCTGGATGAAAGGCGATCAGGCCGTACTCTCTCCCGAGTGGTCGATACACTCTGCCGCTGCTACAAGCAACTACACTTTTATTTGGGGTATGGCAGGAGAAAATCTCGACTACGGCGATCAGGATTTCTCAAAAATTGTGGAACTAAAATAA
- a CDS encoding glycoside hydrolase family 88 protein, producing MKNLLSLFFLSFSVISAFSCSSKQQTNGINNIAFVKENVSYASQQYRLMIDKIEDSTKLMNPKSFIKGKMKYIPTQEWTSGFFPGSLWYLYELEGDEKWKALAKKYTESLDTIQYFTGNHDVGFMIFCSYGNGLRLTGNEAYKSVIVNAAKSLSTRFIPDAGIIQSWSANKSKDWECPVIIDNMMNLELLFEATKLSGDSTFHNIAVSHVEKTLKNHYRSDYSTWHVIDYDMSDGSVRHRNTHQGYSDNSSWSRGQAWGIYGFVMCYRETKNEKYLHQAEKALNFIAEHPNYPDDGVPYWDFDAPDIPDTFRDASAGAILASALYELSAYSNQKNYKTWADKILTSLASPSYRAEAGRNGNFLLMHSVGSLPHNSEVDVPLNYADYYFLEALKRKRDLEKQSEN from the coding sequence ATGAAAAATCTTTTATCCCTGTTTTTCCTGTCTTTTTCAGTCATATCTGCTTTCTCATGTTCAAGCAAGCAGCAAACGAATGGAATTAATAATATAGCCTTCGTTAAGGAAAATGTTTCATATGCATCACAACAATATCGATTAATGATCGATAAAATTGAAGATTCAACAAAATTGATGAATCCAAAATCTTTTATTAAGGGAAAAATGAAATATATTCCCACACAAGAGTGGACTTCAGGCTTTTTCCCCGGGAGCTTGTGGTATCTTTATGAATTGGAGGGCGATGAAAAATGGAAAGCACTTGCTAAAAAGTATACAGAATCACTAGATACCATTCAATACTTTACTGGAAACCATGATGTGGGATTTATGATTTTCTGCAGCTACGGAAACGGACTTCGTTTAACCGGGAACGAAGCATATAAAAGTGTAATCGTCAATGCCGCAAAGTCGCTTTCGACCCGTTTTATCCCCGATGCAGGTATTATTCAATCATGGAGTGCAAATAAATCCAAAGATTGGGAGTGTCCAGTAATTATTGATAATATGATGAATTTGGAACTGCTTTTTGAAGCTACGAAACTTTCCGGTGACTCAACATTTCATAATATAGCTGTCTCACACGTTGAAAAGACATTAAAAAACCATTACCGTTCCGATTACAGCACATGGCATGTTATTGATTATGATATGAGTGACGGTAGTGTAAGACACAGAAATACACACCAGGGATATTCTGACAATAGTTCATGGTCTCGCGGACAGGCATGGGGTATATACGGATTTGTAATGTGTTACCGTGAAACAAAAAATGAAAAATACCTGCATCAGGCAGAAAAAGCACTAAATTTTATCGCCGAACATCCGAATTATCCTGATGACGGAGTCCCTTATTGGGATTTTGACGCCCCAGATATACCTGATACTTTTAGAGATGCATCTGCAGGAGCTATTCTAGCATCAGCGCTTTATGAACTGTCTGCCTATTCCAATCAGAAAAATTACAAAACTTGGGCTGACAAAATATTAACATCCCTTGCAAGTCCATCTTACCGTGCAGAAGCAGGTCGGAACGGAAATTTTCTACTGATGCACTCTGTAGGTAGCCTGCCGCATAATTCAGAAGTTGACGTTCCTCTGAATTATGCTGATTATTATTTTCTTGAAGCTTTAAAACGAAAGAGAGATCTGGAAAAACAGTCTGAAAACTAA
- a CDS encoding LacI family DNA-binding transcriptional regulator, which translates to MRKKIRIKDIAEMAGVSAGTVDRVLHNRGNVSEPARLAVEKVLEKVNYKPNIHVSALSLKRRYKIVVATPEASHGEYWESIHNGIRHAIEEYENIKMESLILTYNQYDIYSCKKVFKEISEMDMDALIVGPTFNEETATLCKKMDAKEIPYVFVDSTIDNTSPIAFFTSDHYMIGCLMAKLITSIIPNNTNIGILQAVRTGDKSANSTIQRKKGFTDFLAKNNCFHNILNIPFSVSEPEKNEIYLARFFSKHDNVPGIVVMNSRGSIVSDYLLRNNINRVKMICMDLTSPNIEALKKGQIDFLIGQEPEYQGFCAMKTLLEYLTFKKPVNKENYVQLDILTKETIDYYKKFNNIVY; encoded by the coding sequence ATGCGCAAAAAAATAAGGATTAAGGACATAGCGGAAATGGCCGGGGTTTCGGCCGGGACTGTAGACAGGGTACTGCACAACCGCGGTAATGTATCGGAACCGGCACGCTTGGCTGTTGAAAAAGTTCTGGAAAAAGTAAATTACAAGCCCAACATTCACGTTTCCGCTCTCTCCTTAAAGAGGAGATACAAAATTGTGGTCGCTACCCCTGAAGCATCTCACGGTGAATATTGGGAGAGTATTCACAATGGTATCAGGCATGCGATTGAAGAGTATGAAAACATAAAGATGGAGTCTCTCATACTAACTTACAATCAGTATGATATCTACTCCTGCAAAAAAGTTTTCAAAGAGATTTCAGAAATGGATATGGATGCTCTTATAGTTGGGCCAACCTTCAACGAAGAGACAGCAACATTGTGTAAAAAAATGGATGCAAAAGAGATACCATATGTCTTTGTGGATTCAACAATTGACAATACTTCTCCTATTGCCTTTTTCACTTCAGACCATTATATGATTGGATGCCTTATGGCAAAGCTTATCACTTCCATAATTCCTAACAATACTAATATTGGAATTCTACAGGCAGTCAGGACCGGTGATAAAAGTGCAAACTCTACCATTCAGAGGAAAAAAGGGTTTACAGATTTTCTTGCAAAAAACAATTGCTTCCACAATATATTAAATATTCCCTTTTCTGTTTCTGAGCCTGAAAAAAACGAGATCTATCTGGCCCGTTTTTTCAGCAAGCATGATAATGTTCCAGGCATTGTGGTGATGAATTCACGTGGCAGCATCGTCTCCGATTATCTTTTAAGAAATAACATCAATAGGGTTAAAATGATTTGCATGGACCTTACCTCTCCAAATATTGAAGCATTAAAAAAAGGTCAGATAGATTTTTTAATTGGACAAGAGCCGGAGTATCAGGGTTTTTGCGCGATGAAAACATTACTTGAATATTTGACCTTCAAAAAACCGGTTAATAAGGAGAACTATGTTCAACTGGACATACTTACAAAGGAGACAATCGATTATTACAAGAAATTCAATAATATTGTTTATTAG
- a CDS encoding transposase, giving the protein MIRYKSSRQLSISEFKMPFEAKLDENNRWVVLSKIVPWEDFARLYYKNFKSNRGAPTKDTRLMLGVIIIKHIMKTDDRGVIEMIRENPYMQYFLGLEAFTYEQVMTPSLLVSIRKRIDLDVFESLTDDLIRKGLELKAGAKTEFGAKINISLLDDYARVDKIYLTRENRRFLKEKAISYTGEPLGRKLVKEIRSRYRKRKERGEAAERNQVEGNFGQGKRGYGLNDIRTRLSSTSNSWIGAIIFLMNLIRHMRNIPLPYFVSLLLKLMKVRNINIYPFRPQLNFCA; this is encoded by the coding sequence ATGATACGATACAAGAGCTCCAGACAGCTTTCAATTTCAGAGTTCAAGATGCCCTTTGAGGCAAAATTGGATGAGAATAACCGGTGGGTTGTTCTTTCAAAAATAGTTCCCTGGGAAGATTTCGCCCGGCTTTATTACAAGAACTTCAAAAGTAACCGGGGTGCACCCACTAAGGATACCAGGCTTATGCTTGGAGTGATCATCATCAAACACATCATGAAAACGGACGACCGTGGAGTGATCGAGATGATCCGGGAGAATCCCTACATGCAGTATTTTCTTGGGCTCGAAGCCTTCACCTATGAACAGGTGATGACACCCTCGCTGCTGGTCTCCATCAGAAAGCGAATCGACCTTGATGTCTTTGAATCATTGACGGATGATTTGATAAGAAAAGGATTGGAGCTAAAAGCCGGGGCAAAAACGGAGTTCGGAGCCAAGATCAACATCAGCCTGTTGGATGACTATGCCAGGGTGGACAAGATATATCTTACCCGGGAGAACAGGCGGTTTTTGAAAGAGAAAGCAATCAGTTACACCGGTGAGCCACTGGGCCGAAAGCTGGTAAAAGAGATCAGGAGCAGATACCGGAAACGTAAAGAGCGAGGGGAAGCGGCAGAACGCAACCAGGTTGAAGGGAATTTTGGGCAGGGCAAGCGTGGATATGGTTTAAATGATATCCGCACCAGACTGTCCTCTACATCAAACAGTTGGATAGGGGCTATCATTTTTTTGATGAACCTGATCCGGCACATGAGGAATATTCCCTTGCCTTATTTTGTCTCGTTACTATTGAAGTTGATGAAAGTGAGAAATATAAACATTTATCCATTCAGACCACAATTGAATTTTTGTGCCTGA
- the uxaC gene encoding glucuronate isomerase → MKSFIHEDFLLQTDAARQLYHDHAKKQPIIDYHCHLNPEYIAKDHVFDNLGQIWLEGDHYKWRAMRTNGVEERYCTGKDTSDWEKFEKWSETVPYTMRNPLYHWTHLELKRAFGVDELLSPDTAKEIYDICSGKLRTPEFSARGLMKKFHVEVVCTTDDPTDTLEHHLALKKEGFEIKVLPTWRPDKAMAVENPEEYRAYVEKLSEVSGVAINKFKDFIEALRKRHDFFAGVGCKLSDHGIEEFYAEPYTQAVIDQIFNKVYGGKELTKEEILQFKSAMLFEGAVMDWEKGWTQQFHYGAIRNNNTRLFRQLGPDTGFDSIGDFTVAKAMSRFLDQLDKDNRLAKTIIYNLNPKDNDLVATMIGNFQDGSVAGKIQFGSGWWFLDQKTGMEAQMNSLSNLGLLSRFVGMLTDSRSFLSYPRHEYFRRILCNLIGNDVENGLLPASEMNFLGKMVEDISYRNAKNFL, encoded by the coding sequence ATGAAAAGTTTTATACATGAGGATTTTTTGCTACAGACTGATGCTGCCAGGCAACTGTATCATGATCATGCAAAAAAACAACCCATTATCGACTATCATTGTCATCTGAATCCTGAATACATTGCAAAGGATCACGTTTTCGACAATCTGGGGCAGATATGGCTTGAAGGAGATCATTACAAGTGGCGTGCCATGCGCACCAACGGGGTTGAGGAAAGGTACTGTACAGGAAAGGATACCTCCGACTGGGAAAAGTTTGAAAAATGGTCCGAAACGGTTCCTTACACTATGCGAAATCCATTGTATCACTGGACTCATCTGGAGTTGAAGAGAGCTTTCGGAGTGGATGAACTGTTGAGTCCCGATACGGCAAAGGAGATATATGATATATGTTCCGGGAAACTTCGTACACCGGAGTTCTCAGCTAGGGGGTTAATGAAAAAGTTTCACGTTGAGGTGGTATGCACCACCGACGATCCGACAGACACCCTTGAGCATCATCTAGCATTGAAAAAAGAGGGTTTTGAGATCAAGGTGCTTCCGACATGGCGCCCCGATAAAGCTATGGCGGTAGAGAATCCTGAGGAATACCGTGCCTATGTTGAAAAGTTGTCGGAGGTATCGGGTGTAGCAATCAACAAGTTTAAAGATTTTATTGAAGCGCTCCGGAAGAGGCATGATTTTTTTGCAGGTGTGGGTTGTAAACTTTCCGATCACGGGATAGAGGAGTTCTATGCTGAACCATACACACAGGCTGTAATTGACCAAATCTTCAATAAAGTGTATGGAGGAAAGGAGCTGACAAAAGAGGAAATTCTCCAATTCAAATCGGCAATGTTATTCGAGGGTGCTGTAATGGATTGGGAGAAAGGATGGACTCAACAATTCCACTATGGTGCTATTCGTAACAATAATACAAGGTTATTCAGACAGCTTGGCCCGGATACAGGATTTGACTCAATTGGTGATTTCACAGTTGCAAAGGCAATGAGCCGCTTTTTAGATCAGCTGGACAAAGACAACAGGCTGGCCAAAACCATTATTTACAACCTTAATCCAAAAGACAACGACTTGGTAGCAACCATGATAGGTAATTTTCAGGATGGATCGGTTGCAGGGAAAATACAATTCGGTTCCGGCTGGTGGTTCCTTGATCAAAAAACAGGCATGGAGGCACAAATGAACTCTTTGTCTAACCTTGGCCTGTTAAGCCGGTTCGTGGGTATGCTTACCGATTCGCGCAGCTTCCTTTCCTATCCGCGGCACGAGTATTTCCGTCGTATCTTGTGTAACCTAATTGGCAATGACGTAGAGAATGGGTTGTTGCCTGCTTCGGAAATGAATTTTCTCGGGAAAATGGTGGAAGACATATCCTACAGGAATGCGAAGAATTTTTTGTAA
- a CDS encoding tagaturonate epimerase family protein: protein MKLGKYSIGVGDRFAHQGKAQLKAIMRANEKGLNISPVWNKSNREHIYVGTEPADTRNEADEAVKALGFTGTYFVDADHINLNTVAKYVAVSDFFTLDVASFIGKGSSKEEVDSFVTSCEKYLGQLQIPGMDEPLHVTKELLHEIAGKFLAATQHASDIYAYLKKEKGEGNFITEVSMDEVESPQTPIEMLFILKMLADKGVPAQTIAPKFTGRFNKGVDYVGNLDQFAKEFEEDVLVIDFSVKEFGLPEELKLSVHSGSDKFSIYPIMAEVIRKYDKGLHLKTAGTTWLEEVIGLAVAGGEGLELAKKIYENSYNRKEELCAPYADVIDIDGSKLPSVEEVNGWSSEKFANTLRHIPGHADYNSNFRQLIHVAYKVAAEMGSEYTELLIKYADIIGSCVEDNIYERHLKRLFAI, encoded by the coding sequence ATGAAACTAGGAAAATACAGTATTGGCGTGGGTGATCGTTTCGCTCATCAGGGAAAAGCTCAGTTGAAAGCTATCATGAGGGCAAACGAGAAGGGGTTGAATATTAGCCCTGTATGGAATAAGTCAAACAGAGAACATATCTATGTGGGAACAGAACCCGCCGACACACGCAACGAAGCCGATGAGGCTGTGAAAGCGCTGGGTTTTACAGGCACTTACTTTGTGGATGCAGATCATATTAACCTGAATACAGTAGCCAAATATGTGGCTGTGTCCGATTTTTTCACGCTCGATGTCGCATCATTTATCGGCAAAGGAAGCAGCAAGGAGGAGGTAGACTCTTTTGTTACTTCATGTGAAAAATACCTGGGTCAGCTGCAAATTCCCGGGATGGATGAGCCGCTGCATGTAACCAAAGAATTGTTGCACGAAATTGCAGGCAAGTTCCTGGCAGCAACACAGCATGCATCCGATATTTATGCCTATTTGAAAAAAGAGAAGGGCGAAGGCAATTTTATTACCGAGGTATCCATGGATGAGGTTGAGTCTCCCCAAACACCCATCGAGATGCTTTTCATCTTGAAAATGCTGGCCGATAAAGGTGTTCCTGCACAGACGATTGCTCCCAAATTTACCGGCCGGTTTAATAAAGGCGTGGATTATGTTGGCAATCTGGATCAGTTTGCCAAAGAGTTTGAAGAGGATGTGCTTGTGATTGATTTTTCTGTGAAGGAGTTTGGGCTGCCCGAAGAACTGAAGCTGAGTGTTCATTCGGGAAGCGATAAGTTTTCTATCTATCCGATTATGGCGGAGGTTATCCGGAAATACGACAAAGGGTTGCACCTCAAAACAGCAGGAACAACCTGGCTGGAGGAGGTAATCGGTTTGGCTGTAGCAGGCGGTGAAGGCCTGGAATTGGCAAAGAAGATTTATGAGAACTCCTACAACCGGAAAGAAGAGCTGTGCGCTCCTTATGCCGATGTGATCGATATCGATGGTTCTAAGCTCCCTTCCGTGGAAGAGGTGAATGGATGGTCAAGCGAAAAGTTTGCAAATACACTTCGTCATATTCCCGGACATGCCGATTATAATTCCAATTTCCGTCAGTTAATTCACGTAGCCTATAAAGTAGCAGCAGAAATGGGCAGTGAATATACAGAGTTACTTATAAAGTACGCAGATATAATTGGTTCATGTGTGGAAGATAATATTTACGAAAGGCATTTGAAAAGATTGTTTGCAATTTAG
- a CDS encoding SDR family oxidoreductase encodes MYKLFDIRNKVIVITGGTGVLGTSMVEYLAEHGAKVAVLARNKQKGDKLVKKVKADGGDVIFLQTDVTDEAVLKQNAKEIAEKYGKIDVLINGAGGNMPGATIGPNNSIFDLKTDDFRKVVELNLMGTVVPTLAFAEYMVKEKKGNIVNISSASALRPLTRVAGYGAAKAAVTNFTKYMAGELAIKFGEDFRVNALCPGFFITEQNRALLTNPDGSYSDRGNTIIAHTPFRRFGVPEDLLGTLHYLVSDASKFVTGTVAIVDGGFDAFSI; translated from the coding sequence ATGTATAAATTATTTGACATCAGAAACAAAGTTATTGTCATTACAGGAGGAACCGGCGTGCTGGGAACGTCGATGGTGGAATATCTGGCGGAACACGGCGCAAAGGTCGCTGTTTTGGCACGAAACAAGCAAAAAGGTGATAAACTGGTGAAGAAAGTAAAAGCGGATGGGGGAGATGTAATATTCCTCCAGACAGACGTAACTGATGAGGCCGTTCTAAAGCAGAATGCCAAAGAGATTGCTGAAAAATACGGAAAAATTGATGTGTTGATCAATGGTGCAGGTGGAAATATGCCTGGTGCAACCATTGGCCCCAACAACTCCATCTTTGATCTGAAGACTGATGATTTCCGGAAAGTTGTTGAACTGAATCTGATGGGAACGGTTGTTCCCACGCTGGCTTTTGCAGAGTACATGGTGAAAGAGAAAAAAGGAAATATCGTGAATATCTCCTCCGCATCGGCCTTGCGACCCTTGACCCGTGTAGCAGGATATGGAGCTGCCAAAGCAGCTGTAACCAATTTCACCAAGTACATGGCTGGAGAATTGGCGATTAAATTCGGGGAAGATTTTAGGGTGAATGCCCTTTGTCCCGGATTTTTCATAACAGAGCAAAACAGAGCACTGCTCACAAATCCCGATGGTTCTTATTCTGATCGGGGAAATACTATAATCGCACATACTCCTTTCCGTCGTTTCGGTGTTCCGGAAGATCTTTTGGGGACACTGCACTATCTGGTAAGCGATGCTTCCAAATTTGTCACAGGTACGGTGGCAATTGTAGATGGAGGTTTTGATGCTTTCAGTATTTAA